One genomic window of Polyodon spathula isolate WHYD16114869_AA chromosome 8, ASM1765450v1, whole genome shotgun sequence includes the following:
- the LOC121319248 gene encoding serine/threonine-protein kinase 35-like translates to MDTVGDGERRRTKSMRACRRNGTPNAKLKRDVGKVLKSLTGGDEEDEEVPMEEDCLPSTVIRTDNPGRRRLGPRYSLLREVGRGSYGVVYEALSRRCGTRVAVKKIRCDAPENVELALAEFWALASLEKRHENVVKLEECVLQRNGMAQKMSHGNKRSEQYLRLVETSLKGERVLGYPEEPCYLWFVMEFCEGGDLNQFILSRRPDPVTNTSFMLQLTSAVAFLHKNNIVHRDLKPDNILISEKSGVPVLKVADFGLSKVCAGFGGREKAGQNGNKNVNVNKFWLSSACGSDFYMAPEVWEGHYTAKADIFALGIIMWAMIERITFIDSESKRELLGTYIRQGTEIVPVGEALLENPKMVLHIPQKRRTSMSDGIKQLLKDMLAVNPQDRPDAFELETRMDQVTCAA, encoded by the exons ATGGATACAGTGGGTGACGGGGAGAGGAGAAGGACAAAAAGTATGCGAGCCTGCAGGAGAAATGGGACTCCAAATGCAAAGTTGAAAAGGGACGTTGGTAAAGTTTTAAAGTCTTTGACTGGGGGGGACGAGGAGGATGAGGAGGTCCCCATGGAAGAAGACTGTTTGCCTAGTACTGTTATTAGAACCGACAACCCTGGACGGAGAAGACTTGGCCCGCGTTACAGCCTGTTGCGTGAGGTCGGCAGGGGTAGCTACGGCGTGGTCTATGAGGCCTTATCTAGGAGGTGTGGTACACGGGTAGCTGTAAAGAAAATCCGCTGTGATGCCCCCGAAAACGTAGAGCTGGCCCTCGCCGAGTTCTGGGCCCTGGCTAGTCTGGAAAAGCGGCACGAGAACGTGGTGAAGCTGGAGGAGTGCGTTCTGCAGAGGAACGGCATGGCGCAGAAAATGAGCCATGGCAACAAACGATCTGAGCAATACCTCAGACTGGTGGAGACTTCACTCAAAG gtGAGAGGGTATTGGGATACCCTGAGGAGCCCTGTTACCTCTGGTTTGTTATGGAGTTCTGTGAAGGCGGGGATCTAAATCAGTTTATATTGTCCCGGAGACCCGACCCAGTGACCAACACTAGCTTCATGCTACAGCTTACCAGTGCTGTGGCCTTCCTGCACAAAAACAACATTGTTCACAGGGACTTGAAACCAGACAACATCCTCATCTCGGAGAAGTCAGGGGTCCCTGTGCTTAAAGTGGCCGACTTCGGGCTTAGCAAGGTCTGTGCCGGCTTCGGTGGGCGAGAGAAAGCAGGGCAAAATGGGAACAAAAACGTCAATGTGAACAAGTTCTGGCTCTCGTCTGCCTGTGGCTCTGATTTTTATATGGCCCCGGAAGTATGGGAAGGTCACTACACCGCTAAAGCGGACATCTTCGCCCTTGGTATTATAATGTGGGCCATGATTGAGAGGATCACATTTATCGACTCCGAGTCGAAGAGAGAGCTTCTTGGCACATACATCAGACAGGGTACTGAGATCGTTCCTGTGGGAGAAGCACTGCTAGAAAACCCAAAGATGGTACTGCACATCCCTCAGAAACGGAGGACGTCCATGTCGGATGGAATCAAACAGCTGCTAAAGGACATGCTAGCGGTCAATCCACAGGACCGGCCGGACGCCTTTGAGCTGGAGACCAGAATGGATCAGGTTACATGTGCTGCTTGA
- the LOC121320287 gene encoding proenkephalin-B-like produces the protein MEWHVLMLALYLSLPSSIQDDCSLQCVKCAQQSQNEVTQINSLVCTLECEGALSSSTELQKCEKVLQMYSARLFAVNDKAKTEKEDQPREPPFSNPVKRYGGFLKKVDKSKYNSSPEQNSNIKSLLAKKYLYLLRKFGERDIPDMLQGTKVRGGALENEDVVFEDATTVNKVKRYEGFLRKFGPKRSLESGKESSEKELQKRYGGFMRRVRPKLKWDNQKRYGGFLRRHFKKSVQSDDEPGL, from the exons ATGGAGTGGCATGTCTTGATGCTGGCTCTCTATCTGAGTTTGCCATCCTCAATCCAGGATGATTGCTCCTTGCAGTGTGTAAAGTGCGCTCAACAATCCCAGAATGAAGTCACCCAGATCAACAGTCTG GTCTGCACTTTAGAATGCGAGGGGGCTTTATCATCCTCCACTGAATTAcagaaatgtgaaaaagttcTTCAGATGTACTCTGCTCGTTTGTTCGCCGTCAACGATAAAGCCAAAACCGAGAAGGAAGACCAACCAAGAGAACCGCCATTCAGCAACCCAGTGAAGCGATATGGGGGCTTCCTAAAGAAAGTTGACAAGAGCAAATATAACAGCTCCCCTGAACAGAACTCGAACATCAAAAGTCTGCTTGCTAAGAAATACTTATATTTGTTAAGAAAGTTTGGTGAAAGAGACATCCCGGATATGTTACAAGGTACAAAAGTGAGGGGCGGGGCATTGGAAAATGAGGATGTGGTCTTTGAAGACGCCACCACTGTAAACAAAGTCAAACGTTATGAAGGCTTCTTGCGTAAATTTGGACCCAAGAGAAGCCTCGAGTCTGGGAAAGAGAGCAGTGAAAAAGAGTTGCAAAAGAGATATGGAGGATTCATGCGAAGAGTGAGGCCAAAACTCAAGTGGGACAACCAGAAGAGATATGGTGGTTTTCTGAGGCgccattttaaaaaatcagttcagTCAGATGATGAACCAGGTTTATAG